A single genomic interval of Anopheles marshallii chromosome 2, idAnoMarsDA_429_01, whole genome shotgun sequence harbors:
- the LOC128717485 gene encoding uncharacterized protein LOC128717485, giving the protein MPEVPEFQQIQMPHPSAIHPASMHVSAGLPANHFLPSPALASPVGSTAGGNQPPNPPLAANAPCSTLFVANLGQFVSEHELKEIFASLPGFCRLRLHTKGSATTTGSALSTTNTTTLVNGTGGGGAATPVPVAFVEFKDVVSAAAAMAALQGKFLLSSDRGAMRIEFAKSKMAADIPSHQFYAQNHAQQREGGGFGAKNGTSFGEEE; this is encoded by the exons ATGCCGGAAGTACCGGAGTTT cagcAAATTCAAATGCCGCACCCGTCAGCAATACATCCAGCATCGATGCATGTGTCCGCCGGCCTGCCAGCGAACCACTTTTTGCCCAGTCCGGCACTGGCCAGTCCGGTCGGCAGCACTGCTGGCGGCAATCAGCCACCGAACCCGCCGCTAGCCGCCAATGCTCCCTGCTCGACACTGTTCGTTGCCAATCTGGGACAGTTTGTTTCCGAGCATGAGCTGAAAGAAATTTTCGCTAG TCTGCCTGGCTTCTGTCGCCTTCGTTTGCACACTAAGGGTTCAGcaacaactac CGGTTCCGCACTCTCTactaccaacaccaccacgcTTGTAAATGGGACGGGTGGTGGCGGTGCGGCCACCCCGGTCCCGGTTGCGTTCGTAGAGTTTAAGGATGTGGTCAGTGCGGCGGCAGCGATGGCCGCCCTGCAGGGCAAGTTCCTGCTGTCATCCGACCGGGGCGCTATGCGCATCGAGTTCGCCAAATCGAAGATGGCCGCGGACATACCGTCGCACCAGTTCTACGCACAGAATCACGCGCAGCAGAGAGAA GGGGGCGGGTTTGGAGCCAAGAATGGAACATCATTTGGGGAAGAAGAGTGA